DNA from Geobacter sulfurreducens PCA:
GAGTTGAGGTGAATGAAGCGGCGATATGGGAGGACGGAGGATTATCGAGCAGTATACATTTACCCCCGGCGGTGATTCCCAGCGCCGTCCCAGTCGGCCCTTGCCGCCGGTCTGGGCGTCAGCCAGCACCACGGTCCCCTCGGCAGCGCCTTCGGCAGCCAGGTGCGATGCCACGGTATTGGTAGACACCGTTTCCCGGAAACAGACCACATGGGTGCCGATCCGGCGCACCGAGATCCCTGCGGAGACCTCGGCCGGGATGAGGATGTCAGGAGAGGCCACGAGACGGTAACCGCGGGAGGGGACCGACTCGATGCGGTAGCCCAGATTTTTGAGGTTTTTGATGTGCTTCCAGACGGCGGTTCGCGAAACACCCAGCAGAGTGCTCAGGGCCTCACCGGAGACGACCCCCCCCGAACGGCTCCGGAACAGCTCCAGGATCTTCCGATCCATGTCCCGCTCGGTCGCCTCGGCAGGGCGTGGGCGCTCTCCGCTCACTCGGCCTCCAACAGCATGGAGATGTCCATGGCACGCGCCGAGTGGGTCAATGCTCCCACCGAAATAATATCGACACCGGTTTCGGCTATTCCCCGCACCGTCTCCAGGTTTACCCCTCCCGACGCTTCCACCAGAGCCCGGCCTGCGATGAGGCCGACCGCCCTGCGCATGGCATCCAGGTCCATGTTGTCCAGCATAATGATGTCGGCCCCGGCCTCCAGTGCCTCGGCAACCTCTTCAAGGCATTCGGTTTCCACCTCGATCTTCATGGTGTGGGGGATGTAGGCCCGGGCCCGGCGGACCGCTTCGGTAATCCCGCCGGCAGCGGCAATATGGTTTTCCTTGATGAGAACACCGTCGTACAGGCCGGTCCGGTGGTTGATGCCCCCGCCAAGGCGCACCGCGTGCTTGTCCAGAACTCGAAGTCCCGGCATGGTCTTGCGGGTGTCTACAATACGGGCGCCGGTTCCGGCCACCGCCTCCACATAACGGGCGGTAAGCGTTGCAATGCCGCACATGCGCTGAAGAAGATTGAGTGCCACCCGCTCACCCTGCAACAGCATAGCCGAATCACCGGCCATCTCGGCGAGCAGTGTACCCGTCTCTACCCGTGCGCCATCGGGGAAACGGGCATCGAACCTGATTGCCGGATCGAGGCGATGGAAAACGCGGGCAGCCACACCGATGCCAGCCAGAACGAGCGGCTCCTTGGCAATCAGGCGGGCGCGGGCCGGACGGGGCTCAGGGACTACGGAAAGGGTCGTGATGTCGCCGGTATGGATATCTTCCTGGAGGGCGTTGTCGATAATGGGATCAAGACCGGTCATGCCGGAGTACCTCGCTTGGGCTCCGCGCGCTTCAGACACGCAGGTAAATTGAGCCTTATATAGCACAGGACGCGGAACCCCGCAACCGCAAAGAGGGCGCGCCATCACGCGGTTTACGGCGGTGCGTGGGCCATTGCTTCTGCAGAGAGCCAGTCGTTGACTTACCACCCCCTCTGGACTAAAATGAGCTGTTTTTCTCATCAGAGAGGCGCCATTCAATGCCCACATTCCAGCGACGCTTCAGCATCGTCCAGAAGTTGATCGCCAGCTACGCGGTCGTCATATTCCTCACGACAGCGGCACTGGTCTTCGCTTTGCTGGGTCTCTACTCCCAAAACAGGACCGCAAAGGAAATAGCCCGAACCGACCTGTTCGTCATCAGCGCCACGTATCGCCTTCGCGAGTCGCTCAGCGCCCAGGACCGCTTTGCCGGACGCTACCTGATCCTCAAAAGCGATGAATTCAAGGATCTTTTCAACCAGCGCCAGAGCGAATTCATGACAATTCTCGGCGAATTGGGGAGACGGGGCAACGATCAGCCCTTCCGCGACCTGGTTGCCAGCTATGAAAGGTATCGGCAGGCCACCGAAAGCATCTTCGCCACCGGCAACGGCGATCCCCTGGCCGCCAAAAAAGACTCGGACGAAGTTGCCGCCCGTATCGACGCCATCTCGGCCCTGCGGCGCGCCCTCCTCGATCAGAAGCTGGCCGAAGCGGACCGGCGCGAATCGGCAACGGTGCGGCTGGCCCTGATTCTGGCCTTTTCGGGTTTTATCCTCGCCCTCACCGTGGCCTCGTTGACCGTCCATTCAATTTCGACCGCCATTACCAAACTCAAAAAGGGGATGCACCGGATCGCCGAGGGGGACTTTGATTACGATCCCCAGTTGCCGGCCGGAGACGAAATCGGCGCTCTGGCCGGCGACTTCGTCCGCATGGGGAAAAAGCTGAAGGAACTGGAACAGATGAGCCTCGACGCCAGCCCTCTCACGAGGCTTCCGGGTAACATCGCCATCGAACGGGTCCTCAACCGACGGCTCCAGTCGGGTGAGCCCTTTGCGGTCTGCTACGCCGATCTGGACAATTTCAAGGCGTTCAACGATCATTACGGGTATATAAAAGCAAGTGAAGTGATAAAATTAACGGCAGAACTGATCCACGACACGGTCCGGCAAATGGCGGGGGGCGATGCCTTCGTGGGACACGTGGGGGGCGACGACTTCGTCATGGTGGTGGCTTCCGACAAGGGTGGGCCGGTGTGCGAACATGTCATCACCCGCTTCGACGACTTCATCCGCCAGCATTACAGCGCAGAGGACCTGGCCAAAGGTGCCATCGAGGGGGTCGACCGCTACGGCGTACCGCGCACCTTCCCCATCATGAGCATTTCAATCGCCGTGGTCATCTGCAGCCGCGAGGAATTCGCCTCAGCCGTTGATATCGCCAAAGCGGCCGCTGATATCAAAGACTTGCTGAAAAGCACGCCGGGAAGCAATTACCTTATCAACCGGCGCAAAGGAAAACGATGAAATTTCGCCTGCTCGCGGCTGTCCTGATCCTGATCCTGCCGACCGGGTGCGCTCCCGTACGCAAAGTCGTGACGGATATTCGGCAACGTTCAGCCCAGGAAGAGAAGTTGAGCCTGGCGGTGGAACTCATCGCCCGGGGGCGAATCGACAACGCCACAGTGCTTCTCGACGCCATCATCATCGAAAAGCCGGTCCGCGGCGTCACTGACGAAGCCCTTTTCCGCCTGGCACTGCTCCGGCTGCCCAGCGAACCCCGCACCGGAGACATCGCCAAGGCCACAAAACTTCTGGACCAACTGCAACGCGACTATCCCGACAGCCCCTGGGCCCACCAGGCCCTTCCCCTCAGTGACTTCATCGCTGAAATCCCAGCCCGCATCGAAGCAGCGGGCGAACTGCGCCGCCAGATCAAATCACTGCGTGACCTGAACCTGTCCCTGACCAGGGAAAACAAGGAACTGAGACTCAACCTGGAAAAACTCAAGACCCTTGACCTGGAGTTGGAGCGAAAGCTCAAACCGTAAAATTGTGTCAGTTTTTCCGTCAAAACCAAGGAAAACACCTCCATTAGTGTAAACATTTTCGACACCCCATTCATCAACGACTTATATCACCAATATAACCAGCTGAAATAGCCAGTATTTTAAAGATTAACATTCTGGCACCCTAGTTGCTTTTTCTATTAATCAGGGAATATACAGCCATACGTAATGACGTGAACTCAATAGGTATGCTGCCGGTAACGCAACCTGGAAACGGCCAACCATGACCCTCGCCGAAGAAAACCTGCGCCTCTTCGAGAAGAAGTTCGCGATCCTTCAGGAAATTTCGAACGCGCTCGTCGTTACCGACAATATCAGCGCCATCGCCAACCTGATGCTCGATCTGGCAGTGAACTATACGAGGGCGGAAAAAGGCTCACTCCTGCTTCTCAACGAGCGGGATGAGCTTTTCATCCTTGCCGGCCGCGGTATAGACCTTCAGCTCATGAGGACCTACCGGGCAAGGCTCGGTGAAGGGATTGCCGGCATTGTCGCCAAGGGTCGCGTCCCCATCCTGGTAAAGGACATCGACCAGGATTCCCGTTTTCAGGGAATGACCCGCGACCGGTACAAGACACCCTCGTTCATCTCATGTCCCATCGTCAGCAAGGATCGGCTGCTGGGCCTGCTCAACATCAACGACAAGGCTGACGGCACGCCGTTTCTCGATGACGAATTCTCTCTCATAAAGATCATTGCCAACCAGGCGGCCATTGCCCTGGAAAACGCCATGCTGGTCAACCAGTTGCGGTACAAGGCGGGTGAGCAGGAGGGAATCAATCGCAAGCTCATTGAAAGCGATGTTACCAAGACCGAATTCATCACCCGTGTGTCCCACGAGTTGCGCACCCCCCTCAATTCCATCAAGGGCTCCGTCTACTATCTCCAGCAATCGGACCGGCTCACCCGGTTGGAACAGCAGGAGTTCTACGACATCATTGCCACCGAGACCGACAAGCTCATCGCCATCGTTGAAAATCAGCTTGATTTCCTCCGCTTCGAAGATGAAACCATGATCGTCACCAAGACCGTGGTCAGTCTCAAGGAGGTTCTCAACGAAGTCCTCGGATCAAAAAACCTCAAAACGTTCCTGGCCCGCAAGAATATCACCGTCGATATCAAGATCGCCGAGGAGACATCGGACATCGTCGGCGACAAGGTGCGAATCGTCCAGTTTTTCCTGAATATCATCGAAGGACTCTGCCACTTCCTTGAGCGGGGCGATGCAGTGACCGTAATGGTGGGCGAAAATGACAACGTGGAGGTTTCGATCCAGCTCCCGCGCCAGATACCTGAAGCAATCCTCCCCTTCCTTTTCAGCTCCAGTCACATCTTCCAGGCCACTCAGCCCGATGAAAAGCTGAAGCTCTATCTTGCCCGCAAGGTGGTGGACCTCCACCAGTGGGAGTTGGTCGCGGAGAACGGGGAGCAGGGTCTCATCGTCAATCTGGCGATCCCCAAGAGTACCCGGCAGAAGGTCGACGCGGTCATGAACAACACCATCGAGATGTTCCTGGAGTTCATCGCGGAAGTGCTCGATCTCAACATCTGCTCCATCATGCTGTGCGACGATATCTCCGGCGACCTGGTCATCAAGAGTGCCCGAGGGCTTGAAGATTATCTCATCAAGCAGACGCGGGTGCGGCTGGGCGACCGGATCGCCGGTTGGGTGGCTCTGGAAGGGAAACCGCTCTTCATCGAAGATATCGAGAAAGATCCGCGGTTCGGCAGAAGAAACATTTCCCAGTACAACAACAAATCCCTCATCTCGCTCCCTCTCAGGGTCGGCGGCAAGGTCATCGGCGTGCTCAACCTCAACAACAAGCGCACCGCAACCCCCTTCACCCGGCGTGACTACCAGGTGGCCTCCCTTCTGAGCGAACGGGTATCATACTTCATCGAGCGACTTCATGCCGGCGAACACCATGAGGATAATTTCCGCAACTTCATGACGTCGTTCGACAACCTGATCACGGCCGAGAAGAAGTATCACAAGAAGGATTCGATCCTGCCGGAACTTACGGTACGGATCATGGAACGGCTGGGTGCCGGAGAGGATATGTGCAGGGTAGCGCTCTATGCGTCCATGCTCTACGACCTGGGACTCGTGGTGATGGAAAAGAGCATCCTCAACAAACGGGAAACGCTCCTGCCGGCCGAACGCAACAGCCTCAAGGTCCATCCCTACACCACGGTCGGGCTGATTAATGCCATCGAGTTTTCCGAAGAGGTCAAGCGCGGCATCCTCCACCATCATGAGCACCTTGACGGCACCGGATACCCCGATGGTCTCCAGGGGGACGACATCCCGCTCATTTCGCGCGTCCTGGCAGTGGTCGACTCCTTCTGCGCCATGACGTCGGATCGCCCATACCGCAAGCGGGTACCCGTCCGGCACGCGCTGCAAGAACTCAAAACAAAAGCGGGGACCGTGTACGATCCCCGCGTCGTGGATGCCCTTGAAGCCGTTCTGGAGACTCAGAGGGAACAGGCCAAAGAAACCGGCCATGAACCTAAAGGTAAAACCGGTAACGGGTCTCGGGCCGCAGGCGACAAAAAGAAAGAGCCCCTGTCAATGCACCCCTGACCTGACATCCCTCTTACCCACTTATCCCGTGTTTTTTCATCAGGTCGTAGATAGTTGGCCGGCTGATCCCCAACTCCTCGGCTGCTCGGGCAATGTTCCCCTTGCACCTTGATATGGCCTCGCGTACCATCTCACGCTCAACTCGATCCCGTGCCTCACGGAGCGATACGCCCTCCAGCGATGTGGATGCCCTCGGTATCGGCCGTTCGGTGAATCCCAGGTCATCCGGCTCGATAATCGGCGACGCTGCCATGAGCACGGCCCGCTGGACCTTGTTCTCCAACTCCCGCACGTTGCCGGGCCAGGCGTAGGCTTCGAGATATTCACGCGATGTTGAGCTGAACCCCTTGGTCTTCTTGCGCAACTCAATCGAAAATCGTTTCAGGAACAGATTCGCCAGGAGCATTACATCTTCTCCCCGGCTTCTGAGGGGAGGCAGGGTGATGGAAACCACACCGATCCGGTAGAACAGGTCTTCCCTGAAGGTCCCCTCGGCCATGGAGCGGGCGATGTCAACATTAGTGGCAGCCACGATCCGGGCATCAACGGCGATGTCCTCCCTGCCGCCGACCCGCTGGATAACCTTCTCCTGCAGAAAACGTAAAAGCTTTACCTGAAGATTAAGCGGTAACTCTCCGATTTCGTCGAGGAACAGGGTCCCTTTGTGGGCGTACTCGACCTTCCCCAGCACTCGATTGAGGGCGCCGGTGAACGCCCCCTTCTCGTGTCCGAAGAGCTCCGCCTCCAGAAGGTTTTCAGGGATGGCGCCACAGTTGATGGGAATAAACGGCCCGTCCTTGCGCAGACTCATGGCGTGGATCGCCCGGGCCACCAGTTCCTTGCCCGTGCCGCTCTCGCCGTGGATCAGTACCGAGATATCGGAAGCCGCTACCTTGCGGATTGTGGAAAATACCTGCTGCATCTCGGGACATTGGCCGACAAACCCCCTGAATTCAGTGGAGCCGCCGTCCAGCGCACTCTGGAGGCGCCGATTCTCCTCCTCCAACGTCTGAAGGTGGAACGCCCGCTTCACGATCACCTTCAACTCGTCGAGATTGATCGGTTTCTGATAAAAATCGTAGGCCCCCAGTTGAACCGCCTTGACCGCGTTTTCCCTGCCATCGTTGCCGGTAATGACGATTACCTTCACATCGGGAGCGATGCGCAGCATCTCCTCCAGACAGCGGAACCCCTCCTCGGAGCTATCCTCATGGGGTGGCAGCCCCAGGTCAAGGGTAACCACCGTCGGCCGCTGTTTGCGAAAAACATCAATGGCCTCCCGGGCATCGGCCGCCAGGAACAGCGTGTACTCCTTGCCGATGCCCCATTTCAGCTGTTTGCGAATATCTTCGTTGTCGTCGACGATCAGCAGTTTTTCCATGGAATCTCCTACCCCCTTACAACCACACCGTAAACATCGCACCCTGTCCGGGCGTACTCTCCACGTCTATTCTCCCGCCGTGTGCCTCCACGATCCGGCGACACTGGTAGAGCCCGATGCCGAGCCCTTTCTTCTTGGTGGTCCTGAAGGGCGAGAACAGGTGGGCACGAAACGCATCGGGGATACCGCAGCCGGCATCGGTCACGCGGATGTAAGGGGCGGTGCCGCAGCCCACCTCCACCGCCACCGGCCCCTTCCCTTCCGTGGCCTCCAAGGCGTTCACCACCAGGTTCACGACCACTTTCTGGATCTCCTCGCGGTCGACCCGGGCGGAAACAGCAGATCCGCCGACACTGATGCTGCCCCGGCCGCCGGCAAGCCCCGCGCTCTCCTCGGCAAGTCGAAGGAGATCGACCTCTTCGAAACAGAGGGACTGCTTCTCAGGCAGGCCGCGCAACCGGGCTATGAGCAGCTTCATCCGGTTCACCGTATTGCCGAGGGTGCCGAGCATGTCTTCCTGGAATTCGGCATCGGCGATATGGTCACGGGCGTTGTCCACGGTAAGCGACAGGGTATAGACCAGGTTTTTGAGGTCATGGATGATAAACGTCGATACCCGCCCCATCACTTCCAGTTCCCGGGCGCTTGCCAGTTCCTCGGAGAGGCGCAGGTTCATGAGGGCCGATGCGGCCTGGCGAGCCATGGTCTTCATCAGGTCGTAATCTTCGTAGTGATAGAACTCTCCCTCATGCACGGGTCGTCCCAGGGCAACGATCCCCTCAAGCCCCTCGCCGGACGACAGAGGGATGAGGAATACGACGTTGTTCTCCCGCACAAACTCACCGGCACCGGAGAACTCCTCAGGGTTTGCCTCGCGGAGATTGACGATCCAGCCCTCATCCGCCATCCGGCGCACCGGAGGATCGTTAGATGAGAAAAATGCACCGGCCAGCGCCTGCTCCCGAGCGACGGCCCAGCGGAATAAGCCGTCGTCTCCGCTTTTAAGGAAAAGAACTCCGCTGTTCATGCCGAAAACCCCGCTGTAGCCGGCGAGGATTGCCTCCATGAGACCGTCAGAGCTGCGGGCAGAGGCCAACAGGTCGGTGAAGTGGAGCCACTGGGTCTGGTAATCGTACTTGCTCCGGTAAAAATTCTTGTGAATGAAGACCCGGACCCTGCGGCGCAGGGTCTCTGACAAGAGAATGACCACCAGGGCAATGCCCATGCAGAACAGGGCGGCAATGGCCATTGCCTTGGGGAAGCCTTCCCCGAAGTAGCGCAACCCCTCCCCCATCACCCCCACGGCAACCAGGTACAGCCCTACGGCAACCAGCACCACCGACTTGTAGGCCATGTTCCGCGAGACCGCGATTCGCACGCCGCTGCCCCGTGCGAGGAGCGAATAGAGCATCATGGCAGCGGCAAGGGCAAGAATCAGGGATCGTACCGGCAACAGCCCCATGTTGAGAGAGCGATGGAGCAGCCCCTGGCTGTAGTAGAGCACCAGAAGCGCAAGGTAACTGGTCGCGCCGATGAAATCGAATTTGATTCGCCAGCGCTCCAGGAGAGAGGCATGAGAATACGTCCCCTCCAGATTGACGAGGGAAATCACAGCAAAGAGAAGCAGGCCGAGATAAAAGTAGTAGCCGTGAACCGTCAGAAACAGGACCCGCTCCGTGGCGAAATCCGGTGAATAGAAGAAAACCTCCGGCGGCAGCAGCAGAGCGGCCAGTGGGAACGCAGCCGTAGCGGCCAGGAAAAACCGCTGCAACCGGGGCACAGCAGATGTCGCAGTCCGCCGGGAGTGGGTGAGGCTATAGGTAAGCCAAGCCGCAGGCAAAAGGGATTCGACCCCCAGAACCCACCGTTTCCATTCAAACAGTCGATCCGGGTCGAGCATTACGACAAGGTCCAAGACTTCGAGAGCCGAAGCCGCCGTCAGGGCGGCAACTGTCGCGCAGACTGAAAGGGTAAGCCCCTGACGGCGGATGGTGACTCCGATTACGGCCAGGGAGAGCAGTACCGCCGCCGCTGAAAGGACCAACTGCATCATGACCGGCTCAGAGCCTCCAGAAGCGGATTCCCGCCTGCCGCAGCATGTTCTGGTCGTACATACCCTTAACGTCCATGAGAACCGGGGGGTGCCCCATCAATCGAAGCAAGTCATCCCCGGCCAGGGACCGGAACTGACGGTGTGCCACAGCGGCAACCACCGCAGCTGCAGGCTCCAGACCATCTGCCGGCACAAGCGTCACCCCGTATTCATGCAGGGCCTCGTTGGGGTCGGCCAAGGGGTCGTAGACCTGAACCTTCACACCATACTCCTCAAGTTCGCGGATAATGTCGATCACTCGGGAATTGCGCAGGTCAGGGCAATCCTCCTTGAAGGTGAGGCCGAGCACCGTCACCCTGGCTCCCAGAACCGGGTGTCCGGCCAGGATCATCTCTTTCACCGTCTTCTGGGCCACGAATTTGCCCATACCGTCGTTGATCCTGCGGCCCGCCAGGATCACCTGGGGGATGTAACCGATCTTCTCCGCCTTGTGGGTCAGATAGTACGGATCCACACCGATGCAATGCCCTCCCACGAGCCCCGGCTTGAACCTGAGGAAGTTCCACTTGGTTCCGGCCGCCTCCAGCACCTCGCTAGTGTCGATGCCCAGCCGGTCGAAAATCAGGGCCAACTCGTTCATGAGGGCGATGTTCAGGTCCCGTTGTGTGTTCTCAATCACCTTGGCCGCTTCGGCCACCTTGATGCTCGACGCCCGGTGAACCCCCGCCGTCACCACTGATTCATACACTCGGGCAACTACGTCGAGTGTCGCAGCATCCTGCCCCGACACTACTTTGGTGATCTTCGTGAAAGTATGCTCCCTGTCGCCCGGATTGATCCGCTCAGGGCTGTAGCCCACGGTGAAATCGGTGCCGCAGCGCAGTCCCGACACCCGTTCCAGGATCGGCACGCACTCGTCCTCAGTGACACCGGGATACACTGTGGACTCGTACACCACGATGTCGCCCTGCTTCAGGGCCTTACCCACCGTTTCCGACGCCTTCAGCATCAGGGTAAGGTCGGGCTGATTCGCTTCATCGATGGGAGTCGGCACCGCCACGATGTGAAAATCCGCCAGACGGAGTTCCTCGATGCGGTCGGTGAAAAGGATGTTCGCTGCGGCCAGGGCCTCAGCAGTCACCTCGCCGGTTCGATCGATCCCCTGCTTGAGCTCGGCGATGCGGCCGGCATTGATGTCGAATCCGACAGTCCGACGGACACGGCCGAAGGCAACCGCCACGGGGAGTCCCACGTAGCCGAGTCCGATAACGGAAATGGTGCGGTCAGCGGTCATTGAGCGCTCCTTTTGCTCGATCCCATGAATCACGTGCAGTTCCAAGGTTATCTTCTACCAACTGTCGATAAAATTTACACCAAATCTTGTGCAGGCACAAGGAGGGTATGTAATTACTTTACAAAATACCTACGGTTGTGGGCGTTATGGGTGGGACTCCGGGGGAAAAAGAAAAGGCGGTGCCGAAGCACCGCCTCCCTGGGAACTCTGGAAAGGGTTATCAGTCCGGGTTACTATTGTCGCTTCATACGCCTGCGGCTGTACGCTCCGAGCCCCAACAGGCCGGCGCCCAGCAGAACGATCGTCCCTGGTTCGGGAACGGGAGCCGACTCAGGCTCGTAGGTGATGGTCAGATCCGAGCGGGTGATGTAGAAGTCTCCCAGCAGCGATGCGAGCTTCACGTTAAACTCCCCGTCTTTGAGGAATTCCACATTCACATTATACCCATAGGCGCCGGTGTTCACTCCGCCAAGGGCCCAGGAACCATCCTCGGCATAGCCGAAGGCGAGTTCCCAGGTAAGAGGGTTGAGCAGTTTGTCGGCATCGTCGTCAAGGAGGGTAAGAGTCAGTCTGCCACTCAATATCTGCTGGGCCGGCGGCGTAAAGGTGAATTGATGCTTCCAGGCGACGTAATCCCCGGTGCCTTCAAGGAAGTTCACACTACTCCCCCCATAGCTCACCAAATCCTGGGCGGCGAGGGTTCCTGTAGAAGTGAAAAGCGTGGTGTCCGTAAAGGTAAGCGGCGAGGCCTGGGCTACGCCTCCCATGAGAAGCAGCCCTGCCACCAAACCTATCAATTTTTTCATGTATATCTCCTTGTGGTTCGTCACCTGCGTGATGATATTCAGTCATTAAATTCAATTTTCAAACCAATCCATTCATCACTGCAAATTCAACGCATTACATTCAATCGCCAGAATATATTTTTGTTCAAAATGTAAACTAATTCGACAAGATCGTCGATCACTCATACACCCCTAGCGATAGTTGGCCTCAACCTTTATTCTGCTTGCGGCAGCATGCGGTTACCCCCCACAGCCCTGCAAGGCCGAAGGCGATAAGCAACCCCGTCCCCGGTTCCGGCACCACCCCAACGATAACCGGCGAGCTTGTTTGCTGCAGATACTCAATCTGTCCGACGAAATTCCAGGGTTCTCCTTCGAAGAGCCCATGAACCCCAAAAAACTTTTGTATGGTGAATGCGTCGAGATTGAGCCAATAATCCATTGCTCCACCTGGCCCCTGAAGCAACAGATTTGCAGCGGTATTAGTTGTATCCGACAGAATGCTTGGCCAATATGTGGACTCGTAAAGAAGCAATTGGTTGTTTTCCAGCTTTCCGGCAAAGACACCAAAAACCGGAGCATTCGAAACAATGGCTAGACTATCGAAACCAAGAACATCAGGGGTGGATACACCTAATTGAGCCTGAGTCTTATCGACAAGCACGGTCCAACCTTGTCCAAGTCCCGTGATATATTCATACAGGACAGCGACTTCAAAGTTCACAGGCTGCGGGTTGCTACCTAAGCTGTCATAGGTGAACGAACCAATGAAGGGACTGCCGACCTGCACCTGGACCTCAGAGAACTCAAAGGCACCCATGGTGCTACTGGTTACCTTGCCGCCAAACAGATAGGTCAATGGAGCTGCGTGAACGCCGACCGATGTGAGGGATAGGAATGTCACGAGGAGAAAAACGAGTACCTTCATGGCCAACCTCCTTAAATGCCTGTGGAGAGGGATCTCCACCGTTTGTGTGTGCATGCGAATGCATCACTAACGGCACATAAAAGAAGACCATTTAGAGGCTATTGCGAGAAATCAAAGCACGTACCTTGCTCTAAGCATGCCCACTAATGATGAACAGCATAATACGTACCACCTTACAACCGACTGTTTTGCAAACAATATCAGTGACGACATGTGCAATATCCCAAAAAATTGTCAGATATCTCGACGCTCTTAGTCATCTTGGAATCACTATAATCTTGATCCGTCAACGGGACGAAAAAAGCCGCCTCCCCCGGCAGAGCGGGAAAGGCGGCTTCGTTTCAGGACCTCCGCACAGCGGGGTCCCCGATCAGGGATCGGTTACCAGGTCGTCAGACCAACCGCCCGGCGCAGAAGAATCAGTACATCGTTGATGTCAATCTTGCCGTTGCCGACCGGCTTGGAGGTAACCGGATCGACCGGCGCCACATCACCCATGCTCTGCACTGTCGAGGTCAACAGGGTGGGATCCGCGACCGCCTTGAGAACGATGAGCGCGTCATTGGCCGTAATCGCTCCGTCGCCATCCACATCGCCCTTGATGATCACGATGTTATTGACGGTTACGGTTACGGCGGTCGAAACCTTCGAGTTGCCGGCCGCATCATAGGCCTTGGCGGTCAGGCTGTAGACGCCGTTAGCAACGGTG
Protein-coding regions in this window:
- the prsK gene encoding XrtA/PEP-CTERM system histidine kinase PrsK; its protein translation is MMQLVLSAAAVLLSLAVIGVTIRRQGLTLSVCATVAALTAASALEVLDLVVMLDPDRLFEWKRWVLGVESLLPAAWLTYSLTHSRRTATSAVPRLQRFFLAATAAFPLAALLLPPEVFFYSPDFATERVLFLTVHGYYFYLGLLLFAVISLVNLEGTYSHASLLERWRIKFDFIGATSYLALLVLYYSQGLLHRSLNMGLLPVRSLILALAAAMMLYSLLARGSGVRIAVSRNMAYKSVVLVAVGLYLVAVGVMGEGLRYFGEGFPKAMAIAALFCMGIALVVILLSETLRRRVRVFIHKNFYRSKYDYQTQWLHFTDLLASARSSDGLMEAILAGYSGVFGMNSGVLFLKSGDDGLFRWAVAREQALAGAFFSSNDPPVRRMADEGWIVNLREANPEEFSGAGEFVRENNVVFLIPLSSGEGLEGIVALGRPVHEGEFYHYEDYDLMKTMARQAASALMNLRLSEELASARELEVMGRVSTFIIHDLKNLVYTLSLTVDNARDHIADAEFQEDMLGTLGNTVNRMKLLIARLRGLPEKQSLCFEEVDLLRLAEESAGLAGGRGSISVGGSAVSARVDREEIQKVVVNLVVNALEATEGKGPVAVEVGCGTAPYIRVTDAGCGIPDAFRAHLFSPFRTTKKKGLGIGLYQCRRIVEAHGGRIDVESTPGQGAMFTVWL
- a CDS encoding PEP-CTERM sorting domain-containing protein — translated: MKVLVFLLVTFLSLTSVGVHAAPLTYLFGGKVTSSTMGAFEFSEVQVQVGSPFIGSFTYDSLGSNPQPVNFEVAVLYEYITGLGQGWTVLVDKTQAQLGVSTPDVLGFDSLAIVSNAPVFGVFAGKLENNQLLLYESTYWPSILSDTTNTAANLLLQGPGGAMDYWLNLDAFTIQKFFGVHGLFEGEPWNFVGQIEYLQQTSSPVIVGVVPEPGTGLLIAFGLAGLWGVTACCRKQNKG
- a CDS encoding PEP-CTERM sorting domain-containing protein, with protein sequence MKKLIGLVAGLLLMGGVAQASPLTFTDTTLFTSTGTLAAQDLVSYGGSSVNFLEGTGDYVAWKHQFTFTPPAQQILSGRLTLTLLDDDADKLLNPLTWELAFGYAEDGSWALGGVNTGAYGYNVNVEFLKDGEFNVKLASLLGDFYITRSDLTITYEPESAPVPEPGTIVLLGAGLLGLGAYSRRRMKRQ
- a CDS encoding nucleotide sugar dehydrogenase: MTADRTISVIGLGYVGLPVAVAFGRVRRTVGFDINAGRIAELKQGIDRTGEVTAEALAAANILFTDRIEELRLADFHIVAVPTPIDEANQPDLTLMLKASETVGKALKQGDIVVYESTVYPGVTEDECVPILERVSGLRCGTDFTVGYSPERINPGDREHTFTKITKVVSGQDAATLDVVARVYESVVTAGVHRASSIKVAEAAKVIENTQRDLNIALMNELALIFDRLGIDTSEVLEAAGTKWNFLRFKPGLVGGHCIGVDPYYLTHKAEKIGYIPQVILAGRRINDGMGKFVAQKTVKEMILAGHPVLGARVTVLGLTFKEDCPDLRNSRVIDIIRELEEYGVKVQVYDPLADPNEALHEYGVTLVPADGLEPAAAVVAAVAHRQFRSLAGDDLLRLMGHPPVLMDVKGMYDQNMLRQAGIRFWRL